Sequence from the Streptomyces mobaraensis NBRC 13819 = DSM 40847 genome:
GGCGCTGAACAGGCTGAACGGCTCGGGGAGCGCGTCCAGCAGATCCGCGCGCGCGGCCTCCACCCGGTCCAGGTCGTACACGTACAGCGGTGTGCCGTACCGCTCGGCCAGTTCGTCGTACCGGCTCACTGGTCGCTCCCGTCGAGCAGCTCCGCGAGCCGCCGCTTCTCGTTCTTGCCGTGCAGGGTCAGGGGCCACTCCGCGAGCACCCGGCAGACCGCCGGGACCTTCTGCTGCTCCAGCCGGCCCGCGAGTTCGCGCAGGACGGTGTGCGGGGCCAGGTCGGACTCGACGAACAGTGCCAGGTCGTGCCGGTCCGACGGGGGCAGCACCGCCGCCGCCCGCACCCCCGGGACGTCCATGGCCGCCGCCTCGATCTCCAGCGTGCTCATCCGGATGCCCTTGCGCTTGAACATGTCGTCCCGGCGCCCCTGGAAGTACAGGTAGCCGTCCGCGTCCAGCGAGCCGTAGTCCCCGGTGTGCAGCCGGAGTTCACCGGTCGGTCCGTGCCGGCGGAAGGTCCGCGCGGTCACCTCCGGGTTCCGCCAGTAGCCGGGCATCACGTGCGGGCCCACGGCCACGATCTCGCCCGTCTCGCCGACGGGCACGGGCGCGCCGTCCTCGTCCACGATCAGGACGCGCGTACCGGGCAGCGGACGGCCCACCGAGTCGGGCCGCTCCCGGTCCTCCTCCGGCGGCATGATGGAGACCCGCTTGCACTCCGTCTGCCCGAACTGCCGCACCACCCGGGCCCCCGGGAACGCCGCGCGCAGCGTCTCGATCACCGGCTGCGGCAGCGCCGCGCCCGTGTTGGTGAACATCCGCACCCGCGGCGCCGGGTCCTCCTCCCGGCGCGCCAGCGTGGCGATCATCGCGGCCAGCGACGGGACGATCGGCACCACCGTCGCCCCGCTCTCCCGGACGGCCGTCAGCAGCCGCAGGTCCGACTCGCCGTCCGCCAGCACGATCTCGCTCCGCCCGGCGGCGCACATCAGGACCTTGTACAGGCCGTAGTCCCACGACATCGGGAACCGGCAGAACACCACGTCGTCCGGGCGGTAGCCGAGCACCTGCACCATCGACCGGGTGGCGAACACCATCTGCGCGTGCGGGCAGACCACCGCCTTGGGCGCGGCCGTGCTGCCCGAGGTGTAGACGAGGACGGCCGGGTCCTCCGGCGCGACGTCCACCGCCGCCTCCGGACGCGGGCCGCGGTCGGCGGTCTTCTCGACCTCGCTCCACACCCCGCCGAACTCGTGCACGGGCGCCCCGGTGACCGTCTCGAAGGTCGCCCGGTCGCCCTCCGCGCAGACCACCAGCGCCGGCTCGGCGTTCTCCAGGACCGACCGCAGGTGGTACGGCTTCATGTGCGGGTTCAGCGGGACGAAGACCGCGCCGCGCCGCGACGCGCCGTAGAACAGGGCGGTCAGCTCCCTGTTGGTGGGCAGCTGGACGACCAGCCGGTCACCCGGGCCGACGCCCCGCTCCGCCAGCCAGTCGGTGAAGGCGCGGCTGTACGCGTCGAGGCGGGCGTAGTCCCACCGCCCCTCGGCGTCGGCGACCGCCGCGGCCGAGGGCGAGGACGCCACGGCCTCGTCCAGCAGGGTGTGGACCAGGCTGTCGGGACGGTGCTCGCGCAGGGGGACACCCCGCGCCGCACCGGTGGTGCCGTCCAAGCCGGGAGTGCTGTCCAACGCTGTTCTCCTGTCAGGTCGTCGGCGTGCTGGTGGTACGGGAGCCGGTGGTGCCGGTGGCACGGACGTCGGCGGTACGGGGCCCGGGGCTCGCGCTCAGCAGCTCGCGCGCGCGGGCCCGCAGCGCGCCGCGGTCGGTCTTGCGGTTGGAGTTGAGCGGGAACTCCTCCAGCCGCCAGAAGTGGCGGGGCGTCATGCCCTGCGGCAGCACCGGGCGCAGCCGCCGGGCGAACACCGAGAGCGGTACGGCGGAACCGGTGTAGAAGACGGCCAGCTCGGTGCCCGCCTCCGTGGCCACGTCGACCGTGACGGCCTCGGTGACGCCCTCGCAGCCACGCAGCGCGTGGTCCACCTCGGGCAGCTCGACCCGCCAGCCGGCGACCTGCACCTGGGCGTCCAGCCGTCCGAGGTAGGCGAGTTCACCGTCGGAGGCTTCGGAAGCGTCGGAGGCGTCCCCGCCGATCCGGCGCACCCGGTCGCCCGTGCGGTACCAGACGCGGCCGTCGTGGTCGAGGAAGCGGCCCGCGTCGTCGCCCGGGTCCAGGTAGCCGGCCGTCCGCTGCGGACCGGACACGCACAGCTCGCCCTCCCGCTCGGCGGGCTTCCCGTCCTCGTCGAGGAGCAGGTGTTCGTGGCCGCCGTTGATCCGGCCGATCGGCACCACCCCGTTCACCGCGATCCGTTCCGAACGCTCCGGATCCCAGCGGTGCGCCGCGATGGTGATCGTCAACTCGGTGGGGCCGTAGAGGTTCTCCAGCGTCGAACCCGGTGCCGCCGCCTGCCAGTCCGCCGCGTCCCGGCAGGTCAGCGCCTCACCGGCGAAGAAGCTCCAGCGCAGCCCGGGCAGCGCCCCCGGCGCCAGCCCGCCGAGCCGGCGCACCAGCCCGATCGCGCTCGGCGTCGAGAACCACACCGTCATCCGGTGCTCCGCCAGGAACGCCGGCAACTCCCGGTACGCACCCGGCGGCACCCACAGCGCGGTCGCCCCCGACCCCCAGGCGCAGAACAGGTCGAACATCGCGCAGTCGAAGTTCAGGTCGAACGTCTGCGAGAAGACGTCGTCCGGAGTGAAGTCGTAGCGCTCGTCCTGGAGGCGGAAGTAGTGCGCGGCGCTGCCATGACTGATCGGCACGCCCTTGGGGCGGCCCGTCGAACCGGACGTGAACAGCATGTACGCGGCGTCGTCCGGCCGCACCGGCCGCGGCGCCGCCAGCGCGCCGGCCGGCCGCGGCTCGATCCGTACGACACCCGGAAGCGTCCCCGCCGGACAACCCGGCGCGAGCACCGGCAGCCCCGCGCCCCGGCCCTCCGGGGTGAACGCCGGTCCGCCGTCCGGGTCCGGCGCCAGCAGCTCGGGCAACTGCGCCCAGCCGGCCTCGTCCACGACGACGGCCGACACCCCGGCCGCCCGCATCATCCGGCGCGTGCGCGCGACCGGGAACCCCGGCTGGAGGGGGACGACCGTGGCCCCCGCGTACAGCGCGGCCAGGACGCCGACGTACGCGCGGACGCCCTTGGCCGCCAGCACCGCCACCGCGCCCGGCGGT
This genomic interval carries:
- a CDS encoding AMP-binding protein — its product is MREHRPDSLVHTLLDEAVASSPSAAAVADAEGRWDYARLDAYSRAFTDWLAERGVGPGDRLVVQLPTNRELTALFYGASRRGAVFVPLNPHMKPYHLRSVLENAEPALVVCAEGDRATFETVTGAPVHEFGGVWSEVEKTADRGPRPEAAVDVAPEDPAVLVYTSGSTAAPKAVVCPHAQMVFATRSMVQVLGYRPDDVVFCRFPMSWDYGLYKVLMCAAGRSEIVLADGESDLRLLTAVRESGATVVPIVPSLAAMIATLARREEDPAPRVRMFTNTGAALPQPVIETLRAAFPGARVVRQFGQTECKRVSIMPPEEDRERPDSVGRPLPGTRVLIVDEDGAPVPVGETGEIVAVGPHVMPGYWRNPEVTARTFRRHGPTGELRLHTGDYGSLDADGYLYFQGRRDDMFKRKGIRMSTLEIEAAAMDVPGVRAAAVLPPSDRHDLALFVESDLAPHTVLRELAGRLEQQKVPAVCRVLAEWPLTLHGKNEKRRLAELLDGSDQ
- a CDS encoding AMP-binding protein produces the protein MDATSDTALHGRFLRGVQLAPRNDAVRVGADAIRYEEAHERALEWAGALSGAVAGPPGAVAVLAAKGVRAYVGVLAALYAGATVVPLQPGFPVARTRRMMRAAGVSAVVVDEAGWAQLPELLAPDPDGGPAFTPEGRGAGLPVLAPGCPAGTLPGVVRIEPRPAGALAAPRPVRPDDAAYMLFTSGSTGRPKGVPISHGSAAHYFRLQDERYDFTPDDVFSQTFDLNFDCAMFDLFCAWGSGATALWVPPGAYRELPAFLAEHRMTVWFSTPSAIGLVRRLGGLAPGALPGLRWSFFAGEALTCRDAADWQAAAPGSTLENLYGPTELTITIAAHRWDPERSERIAVNGVVPIGRINGGHEHLLLDEDGKPAEREGELCVSGPQRTAGYLDPGDDAGRFLDHDGRVWYRTGDRVRRIGGDASDASEASDGELAYLGRLDAQVQVAGWRVELPEVDHALRGCEGVTEAVTVDVATEAGTELAVFYTGSAVPLSVFARRLRPVLPQGMTPRHFWRLEEFPLNSNRKTDRGALRARARELLSASPGPRTADVRATGTTGSRTTSTPTT